The genomic region GGGAAAAAAAGAAAAACTTTCTCATTCCGGTACATCAAGGATGATCATAGTCACATCATCCTTGTATTCCTCATGTTTATCTTCGAGAAGTGCCATAGCTTTTTCCACAATTTCGCCGTTGGAAAGATGGATGTTTTCTAAAACAACTTCCGTGAATCGTTCTAATCCAAATAGTCCGCCTTCTCTTATAGGTGTTTCCACCACTCCATCAGTATAAAGAACTATTTTGTCTCCAGGAAGGACAGGAAATGAATCCAAAGAGTATTGGATATCGTCACCCATACCAAGTGGTGGTCCCGAACTATCAATATAAGTAATTTCTTTTGTAGATGGACGAACAATAAACGGTGCATTGTGTCCTGCATTTACAAATTTTACTACACCCGGTTCTTCAAATACAACAAATACTCCAGTAGCAAAGAAAGACGCCTGTAAACGATTGGCGATGACTTCTCCAAGTTGGTTGATTGCTTGAATCGCAGAATGGTTTTCTTTCATAATGGCTTGTAAAGACATCGCCATAACAACTGTTACCAGTGCCGCAGAAACCCCATGACCAGAAGCATCCGCGAGAAAGAATCCATAAAAGTCTTTTTCTGGAATTTGGAAGTATTGGTATAAATCACCAGAAACCTCTCGCATTGGGCGGTAAAGTTTTCCAATATTGAATTTTTTAAATTTTTTGACGGAAGGTAAAAATAACTCTTGGACTTCTTTTCCAATCTGAAGTTCTTGATTGATCTCTTCATTGAGTTTAGTAATCGTTGTTACTTTGTTTTGGATTTCATCTGCCATTAGGTTGAATGACTTACCCAAACTATCCAACTCATCATTACTTTTAAAACTCCAATCTACTCTCGATTGTAAATTGCCAGTAGCCATCCCCTTGGAAGCAACCTCCAAAGATCCAACTCTTTTAAAGATGGCACGGTAAACCAAAATCGCAAAAATAATGTGAAAAACAACACCCCAAAGAACTGCATAACCAACTTGGATATAGAGTTGTTTCAATCGATCTTGGATGGATGAAATATTAAAATGAGTAAAAAGGAAAACTTCTCTGGAATCAGAAAGTCTTACCGGCAATAAAAAATCCACTGTGAAATCGGATTCGTTTAAATCTAAACTATAACGTGCCTTAAATAGATTCCCTTCCTTATCGGAAGAAACTTCTTTGGTTTTTTTTAAGACTGATTCTGTGATTTCTTTCATACCAGGACCGGATTCTGGTTCTGAGAGGATGATTTTGCCATCAGCTTCAAAAATAGAAAACTTACCAATCTCGTATAACTTCAAAGTTTTACGGAAGACTTCGTAAGTTTCATCTTTGGCTCCAGAAAGCCCAATGGTTTGGATATCGGCAAGGATGGTATTGGCGAGGTTTTCCGACTGAAACTGGAAGTTTTTCAGGAGCAGGTCAGACTGATTTTCGAAGATCATCACCGTAAAAAAGATGATATTGAGTAAGGCAAGAAGGGAATAAAAGAGTCCAATCTTAAATCGTAAGGAATTCGTCGTTTTGATTTTGCTTTTGTTCACGGCAATTACTAGTATTGTCGATAATTAAGTGATAGAAATCTATCACAAAATTGAGATTTTCCCATTGGTTTTAGGCACTTACATATCCTTTCTTCCCCGATTCAGGGTCAGTTTTTCACTCATCATTTTGATACTGGGATCTACTTCTGTTTTAGCAGATAAGATTCGGTTAAAATCAGGGGAAGTACTGAATGGAAAGGTAGTCAATGTAACGGCAACGCATGTCGAATGGCAAGACCAAGGAAAACGGTATAAATTCTTAAATACAGATGTACTCGGGATCGATGTTGGTTATGACGGTCTTCCCGCTTGTGCGGATTATAAAACCTTTGGTGTGGAAGACTGTGATTTAATTCTCACCAAACTAAACAAAACGAGTGCTAGTTTTTCCAAAAAAAGTAGCCCATTGGAGTTAGAGATAATTCCTCTAAAAAAAATCTCTAGTCTCAAAATCAGTGCGGAATCGGGATTTCCCATGGAAAGATACATTGACCCAGGTGCCAAAGGAAAATGGGTTTTTGGGGATAAAGAAATCGTCGGAAATTTCAAAACTTTGGATCGAGGAAAAATCATCATTGAAACAGAATCCAAAACTTTGGAATCCGCAGACCTTTTGGATTTTAAATCTTTTGAAATCCAAAATAAATCAGTCATTGTCAAAGTGATCAAAGAAGAAACACCTAAAGTTATCCCAGGATATTCTCCCATCACAGAAAAAAAATATGGAAAAGCAGCCTTTATTTTTAGTGGAGCAGTAATTTCCGGATTAGGAATGTTATACGAATACAATGCTTCCGTAAAGGCAATCAATAACGATATGGAATACATCCCGACTTCTGATGGAAGAGTATTTATTTTTGCCAATACTTTAAGTACTGATCGTTATGATTTCCATAGACAACGATTTTTAATGTATTCAGTGGTTTTTACTTCTATTATTGCTTATAGTTTAATTGATAGTTATTATTTGGGTCCAATGGAAACTAAAAAGGAAAATGCAAACGGAGTTTATTTGAAACCCATCCTTGATATGAGATCAAATACAAATGTTTATGGGGTTTGGAATTCCTTCCAAAAACCGAACGAAAGTTTGTTTTATGGACTTAGTTTTGAATCGAAGTTTTAGTCCGGTTAAACCATCGCTTTTCGTAAAAACAAGTTTTTAAAATTTTGTTTCAATCGTAAATAATGCCATTTTAAGAGAAATCGAAAAGGAATTTCATCCAGTTGGCACATCGCACCGCAATTTCCTTCTTCGTTTTCTTTACACCAAAGGATTGTTCCAGAAAGGCCAACAAAACAATCTAAACCAATCCAAAGATCAAACTTAACTTTTGTATTCTCTTCATACATTTGTGATGTGGGAAGATAAAACATATTGGCTTGGATATGAAAGATAGCCGAATTTTCTTCTATACCATTTGTATGTAAATCCACAGAACTAAAAAGAGGAACGGCAAGCATTCGATCCCTAAAAAAGTAAGGATTTAGAACTCCTGCAAAGAAAAACATCAAAGAAAGTATGATGGGGTACATAAAAAAAAGAGCAAAATAATCTTGGATGGCAAGATCTGGAAATTTTTGTGAAATTAAATTTGGAGATTCATACAATAGATAAACAGAAAAAATCCCAGGGACTAAGAAGAATATTGTTAAGATCGAATGGCGTAAATTCGGATATTGTAAAAGTTTAATTCCTGATGTGGAAATATGTTTTTGAACGTTTTGAATCCATCCCTCGTGCCTATTGTGACGGCTTAGAATTTCATATTGTTCCATAGTCATATTCATTAGTTTTAGAATATTGCCAGGAACTAGGATTCTTGATTTTGCGATGATCAGTTCTAATAAAAAGAAAAGAGAAAGGATACAAATGGGAAGGACAATGATTAGATCAAATTCTTGAGAAAGAGATAAATTATAAAATCCATGAATCCCTACACAAACGAAAAAACCAAAACCAATTTTTCCCCATTTAAAAATAGGATTTTCGTGGAATAAAAACATCATTAAGTAAGCACCAATGATTCCCCCATTCATCATATGAATGGGTAATGCGGTAATGGACCTTAGGACTTGAGACCAAAGACCCGTATTGATAAAATATAAAATATTTTCAACAAATCCGAAACCACCACCTAACACTAATCCATAAAAAATTCCATCGGTTACGGTGAATTCATCTTGGTTTTTTCTAAAGAACAAATAGATTCCGAGAAGTTTCGCAAATTCTTCCACAAAGGAAGAAAGAAAAAAAGCATTCCAGAGAGGTCCCGCATCTGAAATCCAATACAAGAATCCTGCTTGTAAACCAATAGCAACCCCAGCACTAAAAAAAGAAAAAGCGAAGGCTGTGTATTGTAAAAAGGATTCTGCAAATCGATAAAAATGAAACCTGTAGAAGGAATAATAAAAAGCCAGAGTTAAAAAATTGATAAGGAAAATGACCAAGCTGGAAACAGAAATTTGATCGATCATTTGGTATGATTAACGGCTAAAAAACTTTGAAAATCAATGAGAATACTACAGAATTACTAGTTAGGTCAGGCTTTTTACTGCCTTTCGCAAACCCTCAATGGTGAGTGGAAACATAGAAATGACATCTTCAATGGCTTCGATGGTTGGGGCTCCCCAAAATCGTTTTGGTTCTGGATTTAGCCATACCGATTCCGGAAAATAACCTACGAGTTCCTTGAGAGATTCTAGGCCACTTTGGGCTTTTTTCTGTTTTTCGTTTGGATTAGACCTGTTATACGCATAGGGATTATATGGTGTTCCCATCAGTTCGTAAGGTGCCATATAAGCATCTCCCACAAAGATGAGTTTTGTGTTTTTACGAAATTTTTCTTCAAATTGTTTGAGAGAGATTCTCGATTGGAACTCATGATCTGCGTATAAGTATTCATGAAAGATATTATGGAAAAAGTAATTATGAACTTCTTTAAAATGATAGAGTCCACGACTGGCACTAAAAAGTTTACTCACTCGGTCCGAATGAGGTGTCATACTCCCACCAATGTCCATAATGAGAACCAAACGAAGGGAGTTTTTACGTTCCCTTTCTTCCACAAGTTCAATTTCTCCCCCATTTTCGCAAGTTCTGACTATGGTTTTATCTACGTGAAGTTCTCTTCGTCCCTCTTTTTTGAGAAACCGAAGTTCTTTTAGGGCAAGTTGGATGGATCTTGTATCAAGAATTTGGTCTTCTCTGTACGCTTTGTACTTTCGTTCGTTCCATAAACTTACCCCTGACCTACTTCCTTCTCCTTCTGTATTTCCTCCGATGGAAATCCCATTGGGATTAAACCCTGAATTACCAAAGGGAGATGTCCCTGAGGTTCCAACCCATTTGTTTCCACCGTCATGACGTTCCTTCTGTTCTTCCAAACGTTTTTTTAGTTCTTCGATTACCTCTTCCATACTCAAATGAGGAGCATTGGATTTTTCGGAATCAGTTAAATGTTTGGGGATATTTTCCTCTAACCATTGAAAGAGGGTGTCTCTAAATTGAATTCTTTCCTCTTTCCAACTTCCAAAGGTTTTGGAAAAGGCAAGGTCATAGTTATCATAGAATTTTAAATCTTTGGCAAAGTTAAGTCGACCCACTCGGTACAATTGGTCCAAGTTCATGTACCCAGAAGGATCCGTCAGTTTTCGTAGACTGGCTAGAAAAGCGATTAGTTCCCCCGTAGAACAAGGCACAGATTCACTGCGTAGGTTGTAAAAAAAATCCAAAAACATATTAGTTCAAATGGACTCGGTAGTCTTCTTCTGATTTGAATAAAGTTCCAGCAAATGGAATTTTACTGGACTCGAGTGTTTCGCCTGAAACGAGAAGCACTTGAATCCAATCCAAAAGTTCGCTTGTGGATGGTTTTTTGCGGAGACTTTCAATCCTTCGAATGGAATAAAACATTGCCAGTGCTTTTTCCATAAATTCGGTTTCAATGGATGGATAATGGGCTTTTATGATTTCTTTCATTGCTTCCCTTTTGGGAAATTCAATGTAATGAAAGATACAACGTCTTAAGAAGGCATCAGGAAGTTCTTTTTCATTATTGGAAGTGATGATGACGATGGGTCTTTCTTTTGCAATGATATGTTCTTTGGTTTCTGGAATGAAAAATTCCATTTTGTCCAATTCCAAAAGGAGATCGTTCGGAAATTCAATATCAGCCTTATCGATTTCATCGATGAGAACTACAGCCTTGTCAGTTTGGGAAAAGGCTTCGCCCAGAGCCCCTAATCGAATGTAGTTTTTTACCTCTCTTACCCGAAGCATGGCCTCTTCTTCTGGGAACCGAGAATCGTTCAAACGAGAAACCGCATCATAAAAATAGAGACCTTCTTTGGCCAAACTTGTGGATTTAATATGCCACCTATAGAATGGAAGTTTTTTGGTCTCGGCTAGGTAACTGGCGAGGAGAGTTTTCCCCGTTCCAGGTT from Leptospira brenneri harbors:
- a CDS encoding PP2C family protein-serine/threonine phosphatase, whose product is MNKSKIKTTNSLRFKIGLFYSLLALLNIIFFTVMIFENQSDLLLKNFQFQSENLANTILADIQTIGLSGAKDETYEVFRKTLKLYEIGKFSIFEADGKIILSEPESGPGMKEITESVLKKTKEVSSDKEGNLFKARYSLDLNESDFTVDFLLPVRLSDSREVFLFTHFNISSIQDRLKQLYIQVGYAVLWGVVFHIIFAILVYRAIFKRVGSLEVASKGMATGNLQSRVDWSFKSNDELDSLGKSFNLMADEIQNKVTTITKLNEEINQELQIGKEVQELFLPSVKKFKKFNIGKLYRPMREVSGDLYQYFQIPEKDFYGFFLADASGHGVSAALVTVVMAMSLQAIMKENHSAIQAINQLGEVIANRLQASFFATGVFVVFEEPGVVKFVNAGHNAPFIVRPSTKEITYIDSSGPPLGMGDDIQYSLDSFPVLPGDKIVLYTDGVVETPIREGGLFGLERFTEVVLENIHLSNGEIVEKAMALLEDKHEEYKDDVTMIILDVPE
- a CDS encoding LB_137 family protein → MIEIYHKIEIFPLVLGTYISFLPRFRVSFSLIILILGSTSVLADKIRLKSGEVLNGKVVNVTATHVEWQDQGKRYKFLNTDVLGIDVGYDGLPACADYKTFGVEDCDLILTKLNKTSASFSKKSSPLELEIIPLKKISSLKISAESGFPMERYIDPGAKGKWVFGDKEIVGNFKTLDRGKIIIETESKTLESADLLDFKSFEIQNKSVIVKVIKEETPKVIPGYSPITEKKYGKAAFIFSGAVISGLGMLYEYNASVKAINNDMEYIPTSDGRVFIFANTLSTDRYDFHRQRFLMYSVVFTSIIAYSLIDSYYLGPMETKKENANGVYLKPILDMRSNTNVYGVWNSFQKPNESLFYGLSFESKF
- a CDS encoding PrsW family intramembrane metalloprotease, producing the protein MIDQISVSSLVIFLINFLTLAFYYSFYRFHFYRFAESFLQYTAFAFSFFSAGVAIGLQAGFLYWISDAGPLWNAFFLSSFVEEFAKLLGIYLFFRKNQDEFTVTDGIFYGLVLGGGFGFVENILYFINTGLWSQVLRSITALPIHMMNGGIIGAYLMMFLFHENPIFKWGKIGFGFFVCVGIHGFYNLSLSQEFDLIIVLPICILSLFFLLELIIAKSRILVPGNILKLMNMTMEQYEILSRHNRHEGWIQNVQKHISTSGIKLLQYPNLRHSILTIFFLVPGIFSVYLLYESPNLISQKFPDLAIQDYFALFFMYPIILSLMFFFAGVLNPYFFRDRMLAVPLFSSVDLHTNGIEENSAIFHIQANMFYLPTSQMYEENTKVKFDLWIGLDCFVGLSGTILWCKENEEGNCGAMCQLDEIPFRFLLKWHYLRLKQNFKNLFLRKAMV
- a CDS encoding AAA family ATPase, whose amino-acid sequence is MADYILSDDLKEAVQVAEITKRPLLLKGEPGTGKTLLASYLAETKKLPFYRWHIKSTSLAKEGLYFYDAVSRLNDSRFPEEEAMLRVREVKNYIRLGALGEAFSQTDKAVVLIDEIDKADIEFPNDLLLELDKMEFFIPETKEHIIAKERPIVIITSNNEKELPDAFLRRCIFHYIEFPKREAMKEIIKAHYPSIETEFMEKALAMFYSIRRIESLRKKPSTSELLDWIQVLLVSGETLESSKIPFAGTLFKSEEDYRVHLN